TTCTCATCATATAGCATGACCCTCAGCGTAGGTTCACACATCTCTATGGGTAGTACGGCCTCGGCACCATAGGCTGGCAAGAATGGGGTTTTGCCGGTGgagttcttagccgtggtgctcATCATCCCATAGACCCTTAGCTTCGTCCAGTTTCTTTTTGATCCCCTAGGAGATTATCTTGTTAAACGCTTCGACCTGGCCGTTGGCTTGGGGTCGTCCTACAGAGGCAAAGCAGCTGTGTATGCCGTGATCTGTTAACCATtccttcagcttaggcgtctcaaactgaggcccattatcaaagacgatagcTTGTGGTATTCCGAAGCGAGTCATAATATTTTTCCAAATAAACGCCCTTACATCACTAGTCCTTATATTCTTAAGGGCTTCTgcttccacccacttggtgaagtagtcaACGGCTACAATTACGTAGCGCCGGCCTCCAGGGGCTGCTGTATAGGGTCCCaacaagtgaaggaaataattcccttggtccaagtatgcatttaatgttaagtctaataaatgcggttcagtattaattaacaagttaataattcagtgagatcaagtgagctgaatgcctagctagaggccgcttcagttcaagtggaattaatgatattaatccacaacttactcttgactgaacctgtagggtcacacaaatagtacgtaaacggatcaagtatttaatggcattaaatactccatctatggatattcggaattgacggatcttggtttcagtgggagctaagatcgtcaaaggcaagtaaatgaatactccggaaacgatgatattgccggaaacgaaaatatggatcgtatcggaaatataaatattacccaagacgtagatgttgccggaaacggaaacatggtacgtatcggaaaatattatcggaaatggaaatattgccggaatcggaaatattgccgaaaacggaaatattgtcagaatcggaaatattatcggaatcggaaaataattccggaagcagaaatattaaatatttgttcgaaacggaaattaattccggaatcggaaatgttaaatattgttcgtatcgggaatgaattccggaatcgggaatttaatcggaagcgtattgtacgaattagcatcggacgagacttgctagacgaaggcccagcacggaGCCAGGCCCTCGGCCAGCAAGCTATACGCATCAACACACACGCCGAAGCCTTGCCATGCCcagagcaaggccaggcccagcaaggcttggggcgcgcgcgaagcaagtgggctgcgagcaatgggCCAGGCGCCGTGCagttcgcgtgggccgcgaggcgtgcgcgcgggctgtgcggtgctcgtgctcgtgctcgtctgcgtgctatacgaatcctaaatctATCGtaattcgtgctatgattaaatcctaatcctagaagatagaaattaattaaatagagttctaaagggattctaattaattaattcagtattctaataggattctaaatccttttccatgattctataaatatgtgcctagggtcacaaagtTATTAACGAGTTtaataagtattcaaacaataaaagctgtgatttttaagcagaaaaatcagccataatacttgcccatttagctgaaaataatagtaccttaagggcgattgtagttggtcaatcttaaggcggatccggacgtgctgtggactatctacggagggacgacacttggagtcctaaagtcttgttcttgttcggttcgggcgcatctagggagggcacgctacaaagtgtatgcatctaaattatgctaactgattatgtgcaattaatatgtatcctggcattaaggtttttccgcatgatttatgttgttcatatgtatcataacctaacgctggtatcacgagcctcttattatttgcataatctaaatttcttaacatggttaaattttacaaatttgcaaagaattaaaaggggtgattaattttcgtaattgttaattaattgcaaattgcgtttatttaattatatgtacgcagtttttcggcagtttattcgttactcaaccaaatcgagtgatttttgtgtcaattccgcatgtaaaaggcattctaaaattttgacaaaattctatttttcggccgaacccagaattcctaaattcgaagcctaactatgacttttcggaggttttagtttttcgaacgcaaaagtttgtaaatttaagatgttaaattgaatatttgcgattcttgttgataaatcttgaattttttattgacctactgtatatgtttaacaattttgaatgcctaacttgttaattatacaacctaattcgtaattgtaattaatttgttgaaattcgaataatttagaatttgatttgattttcataattaattgacaatttaattaggtatccatgattaaaaaccaccataaaaattgttaatttgtgataaatttgaaatttttatgacctagatttgaatccatgttaatcggaaattaattgattaataattttcgatttttcgccctaaaattataaatttaatatgatttattaatttgtcattaattttaaattaaaaattttaaatttttatgaaaaacgctcatgaatgttgcacgcacaaagcaaaggacgctacgtgttacccttaaggggtgttgtatagtgcgggcacgcgacgacgagcaagggagctcgtcgcccgtgcggtacgaatgcagcgagcaacatagcatggcgcgcgcgcgaggcaaaGGTGTTggtcgtgtgtgctatgcgatgagCGATGGGCGAGGAACAAGGCactgcgagcagtcgcgtgtgggcagcaagcgagctgcgccaaagcgcgcactgcctcgcgccagcgagcgatggctcgcgtgcagcgtgCAATGCCTCGCGAGGGAGAGCTGCTGCGATGCGATGCAGgtgagcaggctgcgcgcaagcgtggcttggcttgctgcgtttgcgcgtggctgctgccactcgtgccttgtgcaacggtcagtcgaggggcgatgAGGCCTCgaggctcgatggggcttgggcgcaagcccaagtgcctcgtcttgcgacgattgacacgttttggttttaatttgaattttcagttcggaaataattttaattaactttaaaattaataatttaaattgttttctcggaatttaattttgattattataattattataaattttaacttatactaattattttactaaaattaaaccttgaattaatttaaattcttttaattcaactgaaaataaattaaatggatcgattataattttatatgagctttaaattttaattaaacttgtatgtttccggttagactagaaatacatttttatgtttaaaattagtaaagcatataaagttattggtttaagtgggagcctttagtcataaactcttgattaggtctacaaatcctttaaggttaaacaacttgattagaattaataaggactgaataattggtagattattggtgcctttgattaattgctgcaaatatttatgtgatgcataacaatgtgttttactaaccagctacgtgggccattcatgataatgaatgggtgaatggtatatattgtatatgtactgttttgcaggttatgaagtgactagtatggcccaaataggatagaaaatatggtgtgcataccattaatttgaatgtaattggtctaatgtaccaaagtttgttttttaattcaaatgtggtctgcgtaccatcaaatagtctACAAATCCCGCCTGTTAAAGATGCTTTTTTGACCATTTTACGGCGCCTAAAAGCGTCGGGAATTTGGCTCTCGACGCTTTCTTTAGGCGTCGAGAAAATGAGAGTCGAGAATTTTCTCGACGCCTTAAAGCGACGAGATTGAAGACGCCTTTTGCAGTCCCCCTTTTTGGTTTAGCGTCGAGAACTTCGACGCTTTTAAGCGTCCAGACATTTGATATTGGTGTCGACAACGACATTTTCCCGCTACACCCACCTTTTTAGCTATTTAATTTTCTCGACGCGGAAAAGCGTCCAGAAATTTGGATTGTCTACGACTAAAAGCGTCCAAAATTTCTGTTGGCATAAATTTTTAATCTAAATGATTATGATAACACGACTCCATAAAGCGTCGACATTTATTTGTATAAGCTTTTTTTTTCACATATTCGTGTACTGCATATAAGCTCTTTTTATTCCTCATACCTACTCCTGTATCGCATATATGTACATAATAAAACTTTATTCATcggaattataaatttaaaaataaagtgTAACACAAGATCAATTAAACCTGAATTGTGAATAATTGGTCTTCAATTAACAATAAAATTAACTTACAAAAACTTAAGTAGTTAAAATTCATAGTACGTACACATATGTTACCAACCAGAATCAAACATACACGCATCTATGTCACTAACCAAAATCATAACCAAACAGTCCAAAACAACATCATAAATCAAACCCaagaaattaaaactaaaacctagaaaaactaaCTAGCTAGGATGTACTATATATACTAAATATAGATGATCGATGTGAAGCTCAACTGTCTTGGCCTTCATGCGGCTTTTGCACCTTATCACGTTGGACGACcttcaaagaaaaatacaatTAATATGTAATAAGTACATAATAAGTCGAAAACCAAAACCACGAAGGAAATTAAATGTCATCATTCATTACTGTGGAGTTGAATGTCATCACTAATTACTAGGAATTCAATGTCATCACTCATTAATGGTTATTAACATCTCTCATTATCAACAACCCCTTTCCACTCCATACATCACCTATCTTCCTAACAAATCAGAGACTGACTGACACAAGAGCAGTCATTGTTATTTAGAACAGATAAGATCAGTAACTTAGTCAATGATCTAATTGTTAGAATGCACATTACTTGATTGCACTAGAATAACTAGGGAGAGTTGGTAATGAACTTCATGCACGTTACTTACTTGTTAGTATAAATACAAATTAGTATAAACAAAGATCTGGCATGGAAAATCATTTCTAACCCAATGGCAATAGGAAAACATAACGAATAGTGCCAACTGCTTATCATTACAAGTCATGAACAAAAACTTATTTACCTGTGTGCAACCAAAAAATTTGAGCAACCTGAGAGACCAGCAGCTGTCAGCAATTAATCCTAGTACCTCGTCTGTAAGGAGGCGACACCATGAAAGATCTAAGAACTCGAGATTTTTGCAACGCCTACCAAGAGAAATGGTGGTATTCTGGCCAACCTACACAAAATAGCATACTCTGAGAATCCAACTATATATGGCTCCGCCGTTCAGACTTCCCAGGAACAACAGGAGAAAGACAGACAGCATGCATTAGAAAGAAGTTAGATTGATACCTTGGAGATGTTATTAAGACTTAATTCTTTCAAAGATTCCCCAGAAGTTTCAAGGAAAGCAGCAATAGCGTAACCAATGTCACAGAAAGGATGCTAAAATCAGGGGGATTCCTCATGATCAACAAAAAATGCTATTTTTCAGTTCATTTGAGCATTCTACATCTTCTACTTTCTATTCATATAGGATAAAGAATTACAGGGTAACAATTGAGCTCTTATCTTATATcagataaaaaataataagaaagcaTTCTGTTAAAGCTTAATTATATTGCCTTTGTAAATAATATAGCAGATAGGTATTCCAAAAAGGTTTACCAAGTGATAAATAATGGAAACTGACGGAAAACATAAGAATGTAGCGGGCATATAAAAAACTAAGAGCTCACAGAACTATAAAAGCCTATTTTCTGACCTTACAAGTTCAGGGAGTGGAAAGTAAAGCTTTTTTTCTAAAGCTGCagaataataaacaataaaaatgaGATAAGCTCCCCGGTCTAGTCTGATTTAATTTTAGCTATAGCTGCAAAGTAACAGTAGAAACGTAAGACAAAATAGCTAGAACCTAGACATATAAGAAACCCATGTAATTGAGCCTAGACACACACACAAGCACAACAACACGCGTAAAATAAAACAACCTAGTGCCAAGATATGCACCCTGTTACAACCCTTGATCAAATAAACGGCATGCCCCTACAAACCACTGCACAGCCTTGTAACACCCTAGTACAAACACTCTCAAGCACCTGCCAAGAACCCCAACACCGACTGAAACCAACAACAGCCCCAACACCGACTGAAACCAACAACAGCCCCAACACGCCGTACAATAACAAAATAACAAACTTCACAATAACAAACTTCAACACAACAAAAATAAATCAGAAAAATATTGATACCGAAATACAGCTATGAGATTATATTTGAACTTCTAAGAAACAACAAAACCAGATAAATAATATTTCAAGCCTACTATCATGGATATATCATCAATCGACCATAAATCAGGAAAAAAACAGATCTTTTAACTAACGCGTGTGAAGTAATCAATATTCCGCATTCTCTACAACAGTCTATTAGAACAATGGTACCAATATTAGAACAAGATTGGTCATTTGATTTCAACCTAAATATAGTGCAAAGCAAAACAAAATATAAACAGACATGGTGCCTTAATTCAGATTCTAACAGCTAACCTATTTCAATAAATTAGTCTTCCATATGCACTTAACTGCATTTTAACAATTGAAAATGACGTGGGCTTCCAATTCATATCACGTGACTGTAATGGGGAATGACTAATATCTCGACGCTTTCATAAGTCGAGAACTGGTTCGACTCGCAAAGGCGTCCATAAAACTCGTGGATACATAGCTCATGCTAACGCCTCTACCCCGGCGTCGAGGTCTTTGCATCCACAAAGTATGCTTTTTGTAGTAGTATATATAAAGTGATATTTGGTCAATGTAGTAACTTTTACTCAACAATAGATTGGCATTTAGTCCCTCTTACACGATATATCCATCATGCAATAAATTGTGATTCAAAATAGTGACAACTAGCTTACCAGACAAGTCAGTAACATGACATACACATACAAAGCTAAGGATAACAAATTCAATAATTTGCCCCTCCATTGTGCATTAACCTACAAACTCAGAGGTCGGGTATAATAAGCATAAAATTTGATAGGGGACATGAAAGAACACAGTTACACCCTCAACCACCACCACACAcacatcccccccccccccccaaaaaaaaacaaaggaagAGCCATTGCGTATATTGCTGAGATCACAACAGAACTGAGACAAGACCCATAATTCTTTGCAAGTTATGACAACATTTAGAATTTTGCTGTTTGAAACTCTACACGAGGACATCAAAACTGATTCACCTACAAGAAATCGAGCATTAAATAGTAAAAATAGCAATTATATCTATGGGAGAAGAACACACTTTCTATTGCAATCAGCACGATTTGACAAGTCAGCTCCATAAATCTGCCATGCCATCTGCCCAGATGCAGCAGTCAAGCATGCATAATATGGCCATCCTGTTCGAACAGAAAAGAATAAAAGCAGGTGGGTTAAAATCATCAAATCCAATTAAACTAGAACTCCAGGAAAAAGTGACAAGAAAATATAATCAGCAAAGTATGACGTGCATACCCAAATGTGCGTTGTATCCGCTGAGAGCGAGACCACTGATGCTTACAAATCCAAACCCAGTAAGCCATTCCTTCGTTAAGTCCCCAAACCTCAAGGCTGTAGATTTCACACCAACTTTCAGATCATCTTCTTTCAGCGAATTACAGTTTCACTGATCATATCTTGATCATATATAATATTGGAAACTAATGATGGATTAAGATAAAAGGGGTTGGTTCATAAGAAATAAAGGGAAGTTCTTATAATTTACATTCCACGAGGCAACACAAATAAACAACCATGATTTTGACACAGATCAACAACCTACACCTTGACAGTTGACAGGGAACAAGTCACATATATAtgcttttctgtttttttagGTAGGGGGATATCCTATTATATCGGCCATTGATTATAGAAGATAGATGTTTATAAATTTATGAGAAGAAGATAGTACCTGGTGTGCATAAATAGTATCATAGACCAAAGTCCAACATACACCAGTCACATACAATGGAACGACTATATAAGGGTCTTTATAGTAAACAAAAGGCATTAGATACAAAGGATCAAGAGGCAATCAACTCAATTGTAGCTAACACTAAGCATATGTAGTGCATACTACTCTGTCAACGTCTTCAGCTTATTAGGTCCCTTAAATCTAAAACACTTTAGCTATTCAGTCAGGACAGAATATCaagttgaaaagaacaaatatctCAATAGCCctcaaaaatgaaaaaagtaACACAAATTAGGGATATAATCACACATTTCTACTCAACGTAGACAAATCTAAACCCAATTTAAAGTTAACTCAGAATTACTCAAATCTAAACCAATTATATGAAATGaaagaaaatcaaacaatataattcaactACAAAGAAATACCTAAACCCTATAAATTCAGATATCGTAAAAATAGaatgaaaattgaaaaattaaacaataaacaataaacgaAATCTTAAACAAACATAATATGTTACCTTTCACGAGACCTATAAGGTATAAGATGTGAAACCCATTGATATGACGAACAAGATCTACAAATTTAGAGAatgaaattttttttaaaaaaaatggaaaggTGAGACAACGAATTACAACACCAAGAGAAACAGATGCGGAAAATACGTGAAAGAGCTTACAATTCCGATGAGAAGAGAGTAGATCTGAGATATTTGAGCAGGAGATAGAGAGGCGGTGAGTGATATTCAACGGGGAGGTTTTTCTTTTCCAAACAAAGTGAAGCTGGGGCAACTTGTAGCTAATTAGCCAACATCACATGGATTGCACGTGTACACACGACGCCAAAATATGTCGAGATAATCCTGGACGATagaaagtgttaggttatgatacatatgacaattcataaatcatgcggaaaaaaccattaagccaggaatacatattatttacacataatcatatagcataatttagatgcatactctttgttgcgtgccttccctagctgcgcccgaaccgaacaagaacaagtctttaggactccaagtgtcgtccctccgtagatagtccacagcacgtccggatccgccttaagattgaccaactagaatcgcccttaaggtactattattttcggctaaaatgggcaagagttatggctgatttttctgcttaaaaatcctagttttgaatacttgaaaacttatatataaataatgacccctaggcccttatttatagaggtatggaaaaggaattgtaatcctactaggatgtggatttgttaattagaactttattaggactctaaataacaaagcaattctaataagattaggattttaatcatcgcacgaatcccaatagaattaggatttccggcatacgcatcgcacaagccgtgtacccgcgcaggccttgcggcccacgacaagcgcacagcccatgtgcggtgctgcgtgcgcgcgagcgcccttggctgggcctggccttgcgctgggcctggtcgaggcgtgtgttgcgtgcggctcgctgggcgatggcctggcttcgtgttgggccttcgtctagcgggcctcgtccgatgctaattcgtacgatacgcttccgattaaattcccgattccggaattcatttccgatacgaacaacatttaatatttccgattccggaattaatttccgtttcgaacaaatatttaatatttccgtttccggaattattttccgatttcgataatatttccgattctgacaatatttccgtttccggcaatatttccgattccggcaatatttccatttccgataatattttccgatacgtaccatgtttctgtttccggcaacatctacgacttggataatatttatatttccgatacgatccatatttccgtttccggcaatatcatcgtttccggagtattcatttcttgcctgtgacgatctcagctcccactgaaaccaagatccgtcgattccgaatatccatagatggagtatttaatgccatcaaatacttgatccgtttacgtactatttgtgtgaccctacgggttcagtcaagagtaagctgtggattaatatcattaattgcacttgaactgaagcggcctctagctaggcattcagctcacttgatctcactgaattattaacttgttaattaatactgaaccgcatttattagacttaacatagaatgcatacttggaccaagggcattatttccttcagtctcccacttgtccttagggacaagtgtacatttcctaattcttttgtcgctcgatgcttgctcttgaacataaggtaagagttgtcatccttattacatccagaggtgtttctcggtttcagagttcaactgatcaaataaacagataatcatagcctatgattcatccgagcacggccatgcatttcacagtttctagctctccgagtggccttgtacaacttttaagcatcttatcccgatttatgggaggacaatcccaatcttgcgatcttgagattagacttcgtttgataggtgattacctgagcg
This sequence is a window from Spinacia oleracea cultivar Varoflay chromosome 1, BTI_SOV_V1, whole genome shotgun sequence. Protein-coding genes within it:
- the LOC130462582 gene encoding uncharacterized protein, with protein sequence MTRENGCEVVVNVNRWVAIGVGGCAWRSNEEVVRETMAGTCCVLVVEMKATGIKGRQRLLHWQRELRYKLPQLHFVWKRKTSPLNITHRLSISCSNISDLLSSHRNYLVRHINGFHILYLIGLVKALRFGDLTKEWLTGFGFVSISGLALSGYNAHLGWPYYACLTAASGQMAWQIYGADLSNRADCNRKLARIPPFLLVGVAKISSS